Proteins from a genomic interval of Neovison vison isolate M4711 chromosome 4, ASM_NN_V1, whole genome shotgun sequence:
- the LOC122905367 gene encoding LOW QUALITY PROTEIN: uncharacterized protein LOC122905367 (The sequence of the model RefSeq protein was modified relative to this genomic sequence to represent the inferred CDS: substituted 1 base at 1 genomic stop codon), whose protein sequence is MGQTIATPLSLTLDHWRDVQIRANNLSMEIKRRKWQTLCTSEWPSFNVGWPKERTFNITILLQVKEQIFSRGPQGHPDEVPYIVVWENLVEEVSPFTHPKPKPLPDSIPSPTPSTPPVPLCPADPSKPPISSNLYPVIDDSTSSRHLKPKRVLPPDDSPLIDLLTENPPPYQLPPPQAQASNSSESEEESNNLPEERHPLPSPMAGRLRGRKEPAKEGSSKLLPLCQGGGPGNQFQYWPFSASDLYNWKSHNPSFSQDPIALTALIESILITHQPTWDDSQQLLQTLLTTEERQKVYLEARKNVLGDNGRPTQLPNVIDAPFPLTHPDXDFNTAEGRIHLNRYLQLLIAGLHNAGRRPTNLPQVRQVTQGSGESPTAFLERLKEAYHRYTPFDPDSHEQRGNVSMAFIWQSAPDIRHKLQRLENLQDFSLKDLLKEAEKNL, encoded by the coding sequence ATGGGGCAAACCATTGCCACCCCCTTGAGTCTCACATTAGATCACTGGAGAGACGTGCAAATCCGAGCTAATAATCTGTCCATGgagatcaaaagaagaaaatggcaaaCACTCTGCACCTCTGAATGGCCCTCCTTTAATGTTGGATGGCCTAAGGAGCGGACCTTTAACATCACTATTCTCCTACAGGTCAAGGAGCAAATCTTCAGTCGGGGACCTCAAGGCCATCCGGACGAAGTCCCTTACATAGTAGTTTGGGAAAATCTCGTCGAGGAGGTTTCTCCTTTCACTCATCCAAAGCCCAAACCCCTTCCAGATTCTATCCCTTCCCCAAcaccttccactccccctgttccCCTTTGCCCTGCCGACCCTTCCAAGCCTCCTATTTCTTCCAACCTATACCCTGTAATAGATGATTCCACCTCTTCCCGGCATCTTAAGCCAAAGAGGGTCCTTCCTCCTGATGACTCCCCCTTAATAGACCTCTTAACCGAGAACCCCCCTCCCTACCAGCTTCCCCCTCCACAGGCACAAGCATCAAATTCCTCAGAATCTGAGGAAGAATCGAATAACCTGCCGGAGGAACGCCACCCCTTACCATCCCCAATGGCGGGAAGACTTAGGGGTCGCAAGGAACCTGCAAAGGAGGGGTCTTCCAAGCTCCTTCCCCTATGCCAAGGAGGGGGCCCAGGCAACCAATTCCAATACTGGCCCTTCTCAGCCTCAGACTTATATAACTGGAAGTCCCATAACCCTTCCTTCTCACAGGACCCTATAGCTTTGACTGCTCTGATCGAGTCCATTCTAATCACACATCAACCCACTTGGGATGATTCCCAGCAGCTCTTGCAGACTCTTCTCACTACAGAGGAGAGACAAAAAGTTTATCTGGAAGCCAGAAAAAATGTTCTGGGAGACAATGGAAGACCTACCCAGCTCCCGAATGTGATTGATGCCCCCTTTCCCTTGACCCATCCTGACTAGGATTTCAATACGGCTGAAGGTAGGATCCACCTAAATCGTTATCTCCAGTTACTCATAGCAGGCCTCCATAATGCAGGGCGCCGCCCTACCAATTTGCCTCAGGTAAGACAGGTTACTCAGGGCTCCGGAGAATCTCCAACCGCTTTCTTAGAGAGACTTAAAGAGGCTTATCATAGATATACCCCCTTCGATCCTGATAGCCATGAACAAAGAGGAAATGTGTCCATGGCATTCATTTGGCAGTCAGCGCCAGACATTAGACATAAATTACAGCGACTGGAGAACTTACAAGATTTCTCATTAAAAGATTTgttaaaggaggcagaaaaaaatttataa